A DNA window from Actinomadura coerulea contains the following coding sequences:
- a CDS encoding thiolase family protein translates to MGTSIVGLGMTELGRVYGRSPRRLAADAVRLAAADAGLALADLDGLLVSHGLGGSPGIELADTLGLRDLRMLSLVNSFGATAGAMVSYAAMSVLNGSATTVACVFADAPLKPRQSAGSAYDRGARGGTGGAPGKAEWYGFGGMTAALGLRSVNSHYALAAQRHMARYGTTSEQLGAIAVATRKWAAGNPLAQMREPITIEDHQRSRWVSEPLHLLDCCLVSNGAVAVIVTSADRARDLARPPVHLWGWGQGHPGDRKERGSDFGLTTGAAASGAAAMKMAGVTPADVDVCELYDCYTYTVLVTLEDYGFCAKGEGGAFAASGALGPGGSLPTNTGGGQLSAYYMWGMTPLSEAVIQARGDGGERQAPSTDVILVSGNGGILDHHSTLVVSPHEKGA, encoded by the coding sequence ATGGGCACTTCGATCGTGGGGCTCGGCATGACCGAGCTCGGCAGGGTGTACGGGCGCAGCCCGCGCAGGCTCGCCGCCGACGCGGTGCGGCTGGCCGCCGCCGACGCGGGCCTGGCGCTCGCCGACCTGGACGGCCTGCTGGTCAGCCACGGCCTGGGCGGCTCGCCGGGGATCGAGCTGGCCGACACGCTCGGCCTGCGCGACCTGCGGATGCTGTCCCTGGTCAACTCCTTCGGCGCGACGGCCGGGGCGATGGTGTCGTACGCGGCGATGTCGGTGCTGAACGGGTCGGCGACCACGGTCGCGTGCGTGTTCGCGGACGCGCCGCTGAAGCCGAGGCAGTCGGCGGGCTCGGCCTACGACCGCGGCGCCCGCGGGGGAACCGGGGGCGCTCCCGGGAAAGCGGAGTGGTACGGGTTCGGGGGGATGACGGCGGCGCTCGGCCTGCGCAGCGTGAACTCGCACTACGCCCTCGCCGCCCAGCGGCACATGGCCCGCTACGGCACGACGAGCGAGCAGCTCGGCGCGATCGCGGTGGCGACCCGGAAGTGGGCCGCCGGCAACCCGCTCGCCCAGATGCGCGAGCCGATCACGATCGAGGACCACCAGCGCTCCCGCTGGGTGTCCGAGCCGCTGCACCTGCTGGACTGCTGCCTGGTGTCCAACGGCGCCGTCGCCGTCATCGTGACCAGCGCCGACCGGGCCCGCGACCTGGCGCGCCCGCCCGTGCACCTGTGGGGCTGGGGGCAGGGGCACCCGGGAGACCGCAAGGAGCGCGGCAGCGACTTCGGCCTGACGACGGGCGCCGCGGCGTCCGGCGCGGCGGCGATGAAGATGGCCGGCGTCACCCCCGCCGACGTGGACGTGTGCGAGCTTTACGACTGCTACACCTACACGGTCCTGGTGACGCTGGAGGACTACGGGTTCTGCGCCAAGGGCGAGGGCGGCGCGTTCGCCGCGTCCGGCGCGCTCGGGCCCGGCGGGTCGCTGCCGACCAACACCGGCGGCGGGCAGCTGTCGGCGTACTACATGTGGGGCATGACACCGCTGTCGGAGGCCGTGATCCAGGCGCGGGGGGACGGCGGGGAGCGGCAGGCGCCCTCCACCGACGTGATCCTCGTCAGCGGGAACGGCGGGATCCTCGACCACCACTCCACGCTGGTCGTCAGCCCGCACGAGAAGGGGGCCTAG
- the ehuA gene encoding ectoine/hydroxyectoine ABC transporter ATP-binding protein EhuA, translating to MPPIDTDAVDPGGEADRPPSEGANAAQDPAPGEAAADAGVSTRKGTATKADPAAALPRGEAPGIRFEKVVKRFGSNVVLRELDFTVAPGERVTLIGPSGSGKTTILRLLMTLEKLDEGLIWIGDETLWHMDRGGKRVPANQKHLHEMRKQVGMVFQQFNLFPNMNVLRNLTEGPVRVLGVSKDEAVERARGLLDMVGLADKENAHPTQLSGGQQQRVAIARALAMQPRVLLLDEVTSALDPELVVGVQDLLRDIARQSDLTMLCVTHEMAFAKDISNRVLMFDQGQIVEEGPPDKIFGEPAEQRTRDFLQAVLAS from the coding sequence ATGCCACCAATTGACACCGACGCAGTCGACCCCGGGGGCGAGGCGGACCGCCCGCCCTCGGAAGGCGCCAACGCGGCGCAGGACCCCGCCCCCGGCGAGGCGGCCGCCGACGCGGGCGTCTCCACGCGGAAGGGCACCGCCACGAAGGCCGACCCGGCCGCGGCGCTGCCGCGCGGCGAGGCGCCGGGCATCCGCTTCGAGAAGGTGGTGAAGCGGTTCGGCTCCAACGTCGTGCTCCGCGAGCTCGACTTCACCGTGGCGCCCGGCGAGCGGGTGACCCTCATCGGGCCGAGCGGGTCGGGCAAGACCACGATCCTGCGGCTGCTGATGACGCTGGAGAAGCTCGACGAGGGGCTGATCTGGATCGGCGACGAGACGCTGTGGCACATGGACCGCGGCGGCAAGCGCGTCCCGGCGAACCAGAAGCACCTGCACGAGATGCGCAAGCAGGTCGGCATGGTGTTCCAGCAGTTCAACCTGTTCCCGAACATGAACGTGCTGCGCAACCTCACCGAGGGGCCGGTGCGCGTGCTCGGGGTGTCCAAGGACGAGGCGGTCGAGCGGGCCCGCGGCCTGCTGGACATGGTCGGCCTGGCCGACAAGGAGAACGCGCACCCCACCCAGCTGTCGGGCGGCCAGCAGCAGCGGGTGGCGATCGCGCGGGCGCTGGCCATGCAGCCGAGGGTGCTGCTGCTGGACGAGGTCACCTCGGCGCTCGACCCCGAGCTCGTGGTCGGCGTCCAGGACCTGCTGCGCGACATCGCCCGGCAGAGCGACCTGACCATGCTCTGCGTCACCCACGAGATGGCCTTCGCCAAGGACATCTCGAACCGGGTCCTGATGTTCGACCAGGGCCAGATCGTCGAGGAGGGGCCCCCGGACAAGATCTTCGGCGAGCCGGCCGAGCAGCGCACCCGCGACTTCCTGCAGGCCGTCCTCGCCTCCTGA
- the ehuD gene encoding ectoine/hydroxyectoine ABC transporter permease subunit EhuD gives MSWDWHYSGEILPDLLDGLRYTLTATLLGYVIALVLGLVWTLLRRSPSRVFNQVVRWVTEFIRSTPLIPQLYFVFFVLPAWGVTIGSLTAGTITLGVHYSTYTAEVYRAGIADVPKGQWEACTALNLPRSRVWLDVVLPQAIRRVIPTLGNYLIAMFKDSPLLLAINVAELLFSAYQVGSKTLQFLEPITMVGLLFVLVSVISSILVRRLERRYATN, from the coding sequence ATGAGCTGGGACTGGCACTACTCCGGTGAGATCCTCCCCGACCTGCTGGACGGGCTGCGCTACACGCTGACCGCGACGCTGCTGGGCTATGTGATCGCCCTGGTCCTCGGGCTGGTGTGGACGCTGCTGCGCCGCTCCCCGAGCCGGGTCTTCAACCAGGTGGTCCGGTGGGTGACCGAGTTCATCAGGTCGACGCCGCTGATTCCGCAGCTTTACTTCGTGTTCTTCGTGCTGCCCGCCTGGGGCGTGACCATCGGGTCCCTCACCGCGGGCACCATCACGCTCGGGGTCCACTACTCGACCTACACGGCCGAGGTGTACCGGGCCGGCATCGCCGACGTCCCGAAGGGGCAGTGGGAGGCGTGCACCGCGCTGAACCTGCCGCGTTCGCGGGTGTGGCTGGACGTCGTCCTGCCGCAGGCGATCCGGCGGGTGATCCCGACGCTCGGCAACTACCTCATCGCGATGTTCAAGGATTCGCCGCTGCTGCTGGCGATCAACGTCGCGGAGCTGCTGTTCTCCGCGTACCAGGTCGGGTCCAAGACCCTGCAGTTCCTGGAGCCGATCACCATGGTCGGCCTGTTGTTCGTCTTGGTCAGCGTCATATCCTCGATACTCGTCCGCCGCTTGGAGAGGCGTTATGCCACCAATTGA
- the ehuC gene encoding ectoine/hydroxyectoine ABC transporter permease subunit EhuC: MSEVLDSYPQWLDGAWVTIRLTLLGGALALVLALVFGMAGTSRHAWVRGLNRVYVEFFRGNATLVLLYWFFYALPLIGLRFSTMFAAVLALGLNVGAYGAEVVRGSINAVPKAQYEATIALNFTPFQRMRRVLLPQAFALMLPPFGNLIIELMKGTAIVSLVGLVDLTRVSKNIQGSTGQTVAAFTVVLVLYFVIAQVLQLFVRYAERRVDRMLGRRLPAEPSLGTIAAGAPGAGVG; this comes from the coding sequence GTGTCCGAGGTCCTCGACAGCTATCCCCAGTGGCTGGACGGGGCGTGGGTCACCATCAGGCTCACCCTCCTCGGCGGCGCGCTGGCGCTCGTGCTCGCGCTGGTCTTCGGGATGGCGGGCACGTCGCGCCACGCGTGGGTGCGCGGGCTGAACCGCGTGTACGTGGAGTTCTTCCGCGGCAACGCCACGCTGGTGCTGCTCTACTGGTTCTTCTACGCCCTTCCTCTGATCGGTCTGCGGTTCTCCACGATGTTCGCGGCCGTGCTGGCCCTCGGCCTGAACGTCGGCGCCTACGGCGCCGAGGTGGTGCGCGGATCGATCAACGCCGTCCCGAAGGCGCAGTACGAGGCGACGATCGCGCTGAACTTCACCCCGTTCCAGCGCATGCGGCGCGTGCTCCTGCCGCAGGCGTTCGCGCTGATGCTGCCTCCGTTCGGCAACCTGATCATCGAGCTGATGAAGGGCACCGCCATCGTGTCCCTGGTGGGCCTGGTCGACCTGACCCGCGTCTCCAAGAACATCCAGGGCAGCACCGGCCAGACCGTCGCCGCGTTCACGGTCGTGCTCGTCCTGTACTTCGTGATCGCGCAGGTTCTGCAGCTGTTCGTCCGCTACGCCGAGCGGCGCGTGGACCGGATGCTGGGCCGGAGGCTGCCCGCTGAGCCGTCCCTCGGGACGATCGCGGCCGGCGCGCCCGGCGCGGGGGTGGGCTGA
- the ehuB gene encoding ectoine/hydroxyectoine ABC transporter substrate-binding protein EhuB: protein MTSSRRDFLRTAVLLSAAAPLAAAGCSTTDPEKEKAGGGTLQKAKDSGTITVGFANEAPYGYTDKSGKLTGEAPELARAIFKNLGIDEIKGVQVDFGGLIGGLNAKRFDAIAAGMFITPERCASAAFANPEYVAKSAFMVPEGNPKGLKAAEDPGKKGVKVGVLTGAVEAEYAEKTGVKKGDIKTFADQASAYEGLKAGRIDCIWLTRISLADLLTKHKGEGFEVTDAFTPVIDGKEQLGAGAFAFRKADTDLVNAWNGELAKLQQGGKLLPILQPFGFTQAEMPGPDDTAAKFCQG from the coding sequence ATGACTTCCTCGAGACGCGACTTCCTCCGCACCGCCGTGCTGCTGTCCGCCGCGGCGCCGCTGGCCGCGGCGGGCTGCTCCACGACGGATCCGGAGAAGGAGAAGGCCGGCGGCGGCACGCTGCAGAAGGCCAAGGACTCCGGGACGATCACGGTCGGGTTCGCCAACGAGGCGCCCTACGGCTACACCGACAAGTCCGGGAAGCTGACCGGCGAGGCGCCCGAGCTCGCGCGCGCCATCTTCAAGAACCTCGGCATCGACGAGATCAAGGGCGTCCAGGTCGACTTCGGAGGGCTCATCGGCGGGCTCAACGCCAAGCGCTTCGACGCGATCGCCGCCGGCATGTTCATCACGCCCGAGCGGTGCGCCTCCGCGGCGTTCGCCAACCCCGAGTACGTCGCCAAGAGCGCCTTCATGGTGCCCGAGGGCAACCCGAAGGGCCTCAAGGCCGCCGAGGACCCGGGCAAGAAGGGCGTCAAGGTCGGCGTGCTCACCGGCGCCGTCGAGGCCGAGTACGCCGAGAAGACCGGCGTCAAGAAGGGCGACATCAAGACGTTCGCCGACCAGGCGAGCGCCTACGAGGGCCTGAAGGCCGGGCGCATCGACTGCATCTGGCTGACCCGCATCTCGCTGGCCGACCTGCTGACCAAGCACAAGGGCGAGGGCTTCGAGGTCACCGACGCGTTCACCCCCGTCATCGACGGCAAGGAGCAGCTCGGCGCCGGCGCGTTCGCCTTCCGCAAGGCCGACACGGACCTGGTGAACGCCTGGAACGGCGAGCTCGCCAAGCTCCAGCAGGGCGGCAAGCTGCTGCCGATCCTGCAGCCGTTCGGCTTCACCCAGGCGGAGATGCCCGGCCCGGACGACACCGCCGCCAAGTTCTGCCAGGGCTGA
- the thpD gene encoding ectoine hydroxylase, producing MSIIESHPTIDDAYPTRKASEAALLYRQDPVVHGGAADGPIDGATLDSYEANGFLSVEELLAPEEVEDFRAELRRLSSDPQVLADERTVTERGSDEVRSIFEVHKISEVFAGLVRDPRVVGRARQILGSDVYVHQSRVNYKPGFTGKDFYWHSDFETWHAEDGMPRMRAVSISIALTENFVHNGGLMIMPGSHKTFVACVGETPDDHYKESLRGQEIGTPDPNSLSILADKHGIELFTGPAGSATMFDCNCMHGSNGNITPFPRSNVFIVFNSVENTCVEPFSAPAPRPSFIGARDFTPVGADTSAEGTAGA from the coding sequence ATGAGCATCATCGAGTCCCATCCGACGATCGACGACGCCTACCCCACCCGGAAGGCCTCCGAGGCCGCGCTGCTGTACCGCCAGGACCCGGTCGTGCACGGCGGGGCGGCGGACGGGCCCATCGACGGTGCGACCCTCGACTCCTACGAGGCCAACGGGTTCCTGTCGGTCGAGGAGCTGCTCGCGCCGGAGGAGGTCGAGGACTTCCGGGCCGAGCTGCGCCGGCTGTCGTCCGACCCGCAGGTCCTGGCCGACGAGCGCACGGTGACCGAGCGCGGCTCGGACGAGGTCCGCTCCATCTTCGAGGTGCACAAGATCAGCGAGGTGTTCGCCGGACTCGTCCGCGATCCCCGCGTCGTCGGCCGGGCCAGGCAGATCCTCGGCTCGGATGTTTACGTGCACCAGAGCCGGGTCAACTACAAGCCAGGCTTCACTGGCAAGGACTTCTACTGGCACTCGGACTTCGAGACCTGGCACGCGGAGGACGGTATGCCCCGGATGCGCGCGGTGAGCATTTCCATCGCGCTCACCGAGAATTTCGTGCACAATGGCGGGCTAATGATCATGCCTGGCTCGCACAAGACCTTCGTGGCGTGCGTCGGGGAGACCCCGGACGACCACTACAAGGAGTCCCTGCGCGGACAGGAGATCGGTACGCCCGACCCCAACAGCCTGTCGATTCTGGCCGACAAGCACGGGATCGAGCTGTTCACCGGTCCCGCGGGCTCGGCGACCATGTTCGACTGCAACTGCATGCACGGCTCGAACGGGAACATCACCCCGTTCCCGCGCTCCAACGTGTTCATCGTGTTCAACAGCGTGGAGAACACGTGCGTCGAGCCGTTCTCCGCTCCCGCGCCCCGTCCTTCGTTCATCGGCGCCCGTGACTTCACTCCCGTCGGAGCCGACACCTCCGCGGAGGGGACCGCAGGCGCCTGA
- a CDS encoding ectoine synthase gives MIVRSLGEIIGTERDVQAPTWCSRRLVLAKEGVGFSLHETILYAGTETRMWYANHIEAVYCVEGQGELTNDETGEKHKIEPGVMYLLDGHEHHTLRAHTDVRTVCVFNPPCTGREVHDENGVYPLLTEEDA, from the coding sequence ATGATCGTTCGTTCCCTCGGAGAGATCATAGGCACGGAGCGCGACGTGCAGGCGCCGACCTGGTGCAGCCGCCGCCTCGTGCTGGCCAAAGAGGGCGTCGGGTTCTCGCTGCACGAGACGATCCTGTACGCGGGCACCGAGACGAGGATGTGGTACGCCAACCACATCGAGGCCGTGTACTGCGTCGAGGGCCAGGGCGAGCTGACCAACGACGAGACGGGCGAGAAGCACAAGATCGAGCCGGGCGTGATGTACCTGCTCGACGGCCACGAGCACCACACCCTGCGCGCCCACACCGACGTGCGGACCGTCTGCGTGTTCAACCCGCCCTGCACCGGCCGGGAGGTCCATGACGAGAACGGTGTCTACCCCCTGCTGACCGAGGAGGACGCATGA
- the ectB gene encoding diaminobutyrate--2-oxoglutarate transaminase: protein MDVFDRMESEVRGYCRSWPTVFTTAQGSHMTDENGKRYLDFFAGAGTLNYGHNNPELKRRLMDYLASDAVVHGLDMYTTAKREFLERFNEYVLAPRDLDYKVQFPGPAGNNAVEAALKLARKYTGRETIVSFTNAFHGMTLGALAVTGNSMKRTGAGVPLGHGVAMPYDNYLDGRTPDFLLFETMLDDSGSGLDKPAAVIVETVQGEGGINVATAEWLRGLQDLCHRQDILLIVDDVQMGCGRTGPFFSFEEAGITPDIVCLSKSLSGYGLPFAVTLMKRELDVWEPGEHNGTFRGFNPAFVTAVAALEDYWTGDDFEKQTLAKGQQVQAALNEIAIAHAGAIGTVRGRGLAWGLVMKDPEAATQVCGEAFARGLLMETSGPEGEVVKLLPPLTTTESELATGLEIIADSVEAVRQKVTA from the coding sequence ATGGACGTTTTCGACCGCATGGAATCGGAAGTCCGCGGCTACTGCAGAAGCTGGCCGACGGTGTTCACCACCGCGCAGGGCAGCCACATGACCGACGAGAACGGCAAGCGCTACCTCGATTTCTTCGCCGGCGCCGGAACCCTCAACTACGGGCACAACAACCCGGAGCTGAAACGCCGGCTGATGGACTACCTCGCCAGTGACGCGGTCGTGCACGGGCTCGACATGTACACCACGGCCAAGCGGGAGTTCCTGGAACGCTTCAACGAGTACGTCCTGGCGCCCCGCGACCTCGACTACAAGGTCCAGTTCCCCGGCCCCGCGGGGAACAACGCGGTCGAGGCGGCGCTGAAGCTGGCGCGCAAGTACACCGGCCGGGAGACCATCGTCAGCTTCACCAACGCCTTCCACGGGATGACGCTCGGCGCGCTCGCCGTCACCGGCAACTCGATGAAGCGCACCGGCGCGGGCGTGCCGCTCGGGCACGGCGTGGCGATGCCCTACGACAACTACCTCGACGGCAGGACGCCCGACTTCCTGCTCTTCGAGACGATGCTGGACGACAGCGGCAGCGGCCTCGACAAGCCCGCCGCCGTCATCGTGGAGACCGTGCAGGGCGAGGGCGGCATCAACGTGGCCACCGCCGAGTGGCTGCGCGGCCTGCAGGACCTGTGCCACCGGCAGGACATCCTGCTCATCGTCGACGACGTGCAGATGGGGTGCGGCCGCACGGGGCCGTTCTTCAGCTTCGAGGAGGCCGGGATCACCCCGGACATCGTCTGCCTGTCCAAGTCCCTGAGCGGCTACGGGCTGCCCTTCGCGGTCACGCTGATGAAGCGCGAGCTGGACGTGTGGGAGCCGGGCGAGCACAACGGCACCTTCCGCGGCTTCAACCCCGCGTTCGTCACCGCCGTCGCCGCGCTGGAGGACTACTGGACCGGCGACGACTTCGAGAAGCAGACCCTCGCCAAGGGGCAGCAGGTCCAGGCGGCGCTGAACGAGATCGCGATCGCGCACGCCGGCGCCATCGGCACCGTCCGCGGCCGCGGCCTGGCGTGGGGCCTGGTGATGAAGGACCCGGAGGCGGCGACGCAGGTGTGCGGCGAGGCGTTCGCCCGCGGGCTGCTGATGGAGACCTCCGGCCCCGAGGGCGAGGTCGTCAAGCTGCTGCCGCCGCTCACCACGACCGAGTCCGAGCTGGCCACCGGCCTGGAGATCATCGCCGACTCGGTGGAGGCCGTCCGCCAGAAGGTCACCGCCTGA
- the ectA gene encoding diaminobutyrate acetyltransferase produces MAAQPLESPTRRPGKNETNAEVQLQEPSLADGPALWRLARDSRVLDVNSPYSYTLWCRDFADTSVVARDGAGPCGFITGYVRPSRPDTFFVWQVAVDRDHRGQGLARRMLDSLADRLGPRGLRYMEATVTPDNAASTAMFESFARARGCELARSPLFAAEHFPEGGHEPEVLFRIGPIAAAN; encoded by the coding sequence ATGGCAGCGCAACCCCTGGAATCACCGACCCGACGCCCCGGGAAGAACGAGACGAACGCGGAAGTGCAACTCCAGGAGCCGAGCCTCGCCGACGGACCCGCACTTTGGCGGCTCGCCCGGGACTCACGGGTGCTGGACGTCAACTCGCCGTACAGCTACACGCTCTGGTGCCGCGATTTCGCGGACACTTCCGTCGTGGCGCGTGACGGCGCGGGCCCGTGCGGCTTCATCACCGGTTACGTCCGCCCGTCCCGTCCGGACACGTTCTTCGTGTGGCAGGTCGCGGTCGACCGCGACCACCGCGGCCAGGGCCTCGCCCGCCGCATGCTCGACAGCCTGGCCGACCGCCTCGGCCCCCGCGGGCTGCGGTACATGGAGGCCACGGTCACGCCGGACAACGCCGCGTCCACCGCCATGTTCGAATCCTTCGCCAGGGCACGCGGGTGCGAGCTCGCCCGCAGCCCGCTGTTCGCCGCGGAGCACTTCCCCGAGGGGGGACACGAGCCCGAGGTGCTCTTCAGGATCGGCCCGATCGCCGCCGCGAACTGA
- the pip gene encoding prolyl aminopeptidase, with product MELRTLYPPIEPYDSGLLDVGDGNRIYWEVCGNPDGKPAVMLHGGPGGGCSPAHRRQFDPEAYRIVLFDQRNCGRSLPHAKDPEVSLESNTTWNLVADMERLREHLGIERWLVFGGSWGSALSLAYAQTHPDRVTELVLRGIFTLRPFELYWFYQEGASLIFPDLWEKYVEPIPEDEREDLISAFRERLESPDPQVRITAAKAWATWEGSTLTLRPDPEMAGGFGEPEYAVAFARIENHYFSNEGFLEEDQLIRDVDRIRHIPAVIVQGRYDVCTPVATAWDLHRAWPEADFHIVDDAGHAYSEPGILHRLIEATDRFAGKT from the coding sequence ATGGAGCTTCGCACGCTGTACCCGCCGATCGAGCCCTACGACTCCGGGCTGCTCGACGTCGGCGACGGAAACCGTATCTACTGGGAGGTCTGCGGGAACCCGGACGGCAAGCCCGCGGTGATGCTGCACGGCGGGCCGGGCGGCGGGTGCAGCCCCGCGCACCGCCGGCAGTTCGACCCGGAGGCGTACCGGATCGTCCTGTTCGACCAGCGCAACTGCGGCCGCAGCCTGCCGCACGCGAAGGACCCGGAGGTGTCGCTGGAGAGCAACACCACCTGGAACCTGGTGGCCGACATGGAGCGCCTCCGCGAGCACCTCGGCATCGAGCGCTGGCTCGTGTTCGGCGGGAGCTGGGGCAGCGCCCTGTCGCTGGCGTACGCGCAGACGCACCCCGACCGGGTGACCGAGCTGGTGCTGCGCGGCATCTTCACCCTGCGGCCGTTCGAGCTGTACTGGTTCTACCAGGAGGGCGCGTCGCTGATCTTCCCCGACCTGTGGGAGAAGTACGTCGAGCCGATCCCCGAGGACGAGCGCGAGGACCTCATCTCGGCGTTCCGCGAGCGGCTCGAGTCGCCGGACCCGCAGGTGCGGATCACGGCCGCGAAGGCGTGGGCGACGTGGGAGGGCTCGACGCTCACCCTGCGGCCGGACCCGGAGATGGCGGGCGGCTTCGGCGAGCCGGAGTACGCCGTGGCGTTCGCCCGCATCGAGAACCACTACTTCAGCAACGAGGGTTTCCTGGAGGAGGACCAGCTGATCCGGGACGTGGACAGGATCCGCCACATCCCCGCCGTGATCGTGCAGGGCCGCTACGACGTGTGCACGCCGGTCGCGACGGCGTGGGACCTGCACCGCGCGTGGCCCGAGGCGGACTTCCACATCGTCGACGACGCGGGGCACGCCTACAGTGAGCCGGGGATCCTGCACCGTCTGATCGAGGCGACCGACCGCTTCGCCGGGAAGACGTGA
- a CDS encoding CTP synthase, protein MPSATTGRSRPTKHLFVTGGVASSLGKGLTASSLGRLLALRGLRVTMQKLDPYLNVDPGTMNPFQHGEVFVTDDGAETDLDIGHYERFLDTELHGSANVTTGQVYSNVIAKERRGEYLGDTVQVIPHITNEIKDRIRGMADDGDVDIVITEVGGTVGDIESLPFLESVRQIRHEIGRENCFFLHVSLLPYIGPSGELKTKPTQHSVAALRSIGIQPDAIVCRSDRPITDGLKHKISLMCDVDREAVVSAVDAASIYDIPKVLHSEGLDAYVVRRLDLPFRDVDWGAWDELLRRVHKPAREVTIALVGKYIDLPDAYLSVTEALRHGGFGNDAKVHIRWVKSDDCETPEGAKRELDGVDGVLVPGGFGVRGIEGKLGAIRHARENRVPLLGICLGLQCMVIEAARTLGGLADAGSSEFDATTAHPVVATMADQLDVVAGERDMGGTMRLGLYPADLADGSVVRELYGEAKVSERHRHRYEVNNSYRDRLERAGLRFSGLSPDGRLVEYVELPREQHPFFVGTQAHPEFRSRPTRPHPLFTGLVSAALAYAEARADEGAAT, encoded by the coding sequence TTGCCTTCGGCAACCACGGGTAGGTCACGTCCTACCAAGCATCTCTTCGTCACCGGCGGTGTCGCCTCAAGCCTCGGCAAGGGTCTGACGGCGTCGAGCCTCGGGCGGCTTCTCGCCCTCCGCGGCCTCCGGGTCACCATGCAGAAACTCGACCCCTACCTCAACGTCGACCCCGGCACGATGAACCCGTTCCAGCACGGCGAGGTCTTCGTCACCGACGACGGCGCCGAGACCGACCTGGACATCGGCCACTACGAACGGTTCCTCGACACCGAACTGCACGGGTCGGCGAACGTCACCACCGGCCAGGTCTACTCCAACGTGATCGCCAAGGAGCGGCGCGGGGAGTACCTCGGCGACACCGTGCAGGTGATCCCGCACATCACCAACGAGATCAAGGACCGGATCCGCGGGATGGCCGACGACGGCGACGTCGACATCGTCATCACCGAGGTGGGAGGGACGGTCGGCGACATCGAGTCGCTGCCGTTCCTGGAGTCGGTCCGGCAGATCCGGCACGAGATCGGCCGGGAGAACTGCTTCTTCCTGCACGTGTCGCTGCTGCCCTACATCGGCCCGTCCGGTGAGCTGAAGACCAAGCCGACGCAGCACTCGGTCGCCGCGCTGCGCTCCATCGGCATCCAGCCCGACGCGATCGTGTGCCGGTCGGACCGGCCGATCACCGACGGGCTCAAGCACAAGATCAGCCTGATGTGCGACGTCGACCGCGAGGCCGTGGTGTCCGCGGTGGACGCCGCGAGCATCTACGACATCCCGAAGGTGCTGCACTCCGAGGGCCTGGACGCCTACGTGGTGCGCCGCCTGGACCTGCCGTTCCGCGACGTCGACTGGGGCGCCTGGGACGAGTTGCTGCGCCGCGTCCACAAGCCCGCCCGCGAGGTCACGATCGCGCTGGTCGGCAAGTACATCGACCTGCCCGACGCGTACCTGTCGGTCACGGAGGCGCTGCGGCACGGCGGGTTCGGCAACGACGCCAAGGTGCACATCCGCTGGGTGAAGAGCGACGACTGCGAGACGCCGGAGGGCGCCAAGCGGGAGCTGGACGGCGTCGACGGCGTCCTCGTCCCCGGCGGTTTCGGCGTCCGCGGCATCGAGGGCAAGCTCGGCGCCATCCGCCACGCCCGCGAGAACCGCGTCCCGCTGCTCGGGATCTGCCTCGGGTTGCAGTGCATGGTCATCGAGGCCGCGCGGACCCTCGGCGGGCTCGCCGACGCCGGCAGCTCCGAGTTCGACGCCACCACGGCCCACCCGGTGGTCGCCACCATGGCCGACCAGCTCGACGTCGTCGCCGGGGAGCGGGACATGGGCGGCACGATGCGGCTCGGGCTCTACCCGGCCGACCTGGCCGACGGGTCGGTCGTCCGGGAGCTGTACGGGGAGGCGAAGGTGTCCGAGCGGCACCGGCACCGCTACGAGGTCAACAACTCCTACCGCGACCGGCTGGAGCGGGCCGGGCTGCGGTTCTCGGGCCTGTCGCCCGACGGCCGCCTGGTCGAGTACGTCGAGCTGCCCCGCGAGCAGCACCCGTTCTTCGTCGGGACCCAGGCGCACCCGGAGTTCCGGTCCCGCCCGACCCGCCCGCATCCGCTGTTCACCGGCCTGGTGTCGGCCGCCCTCGCCTACGCGGAGGCCCGCGCGGACGAGGGGGCCGCCACGTGA